A region of Myxococcota bacterium DNA encodes the following proteins:
- a CDS encoding MaoC/PaaZ C-terminal domain-containing protein, producing MQDTLSISALEAGQDLPDLDLPITHTVVVGGAIASRDYTPVHHDASSARAQGLPDPFMNILTTQGICSRYVTDWAGPNALVKSVKTKLGGPNLPGDTLKLRGKVVSIDGQCADIEVSGNNAWGNHVTATFRIELP from the coding sequence ATGCAAGACACGCTCTCGATCTCGGCCCTCGAAGCCGGCCAGGACCTCCCGGACCTGGACCTCCCGATCACCCACACTGTCGTGGTGGGCGGCGCCATCGCCTCGCGCGACTACACGCCGGTGCACCACGACGCGTCCTCGGCGCGGGCGCAGGGTCTGCCCGATCCGTTCATGAACATCTTGACCACCCAGGGCATCTGCAGCCGCTACGTCACCGACTGGGCCGGCCCGAATGCGCTGGTCAAGAGCGTGAAAACGAAGCTCGGCGGTCCGAACCTCCCCGGCGACACGCTCAAGCTCCGCGGCAAGGTCGTCTCGATCGACGGCCAGTGCGCGGACATCGAGGTCTCGGGCAACAACGCCTGGGGCAACCACGTCACCGCCACCTTCAGGATCGAGCTTCCCTGA
- a CDS encoding lipid-transfer protein yields the protein MPTTLHDEAAIAGIGQTKYSKNSGVSELQLATEAVRNAIDDAGLKPDEVDGLVTYTMDSSDEVEVARTVGLGDMTFWSQVNYGGGAAIGLLSHAAMAIATGAAKYVVVYRALNGRSGQRMGQGVSGNIISSDTIHWSWYMPFGLLTPASWIALQAQLYMHKYGATSEHLAHVAITQRMHAQKNPNAAMHGKTMTMDDYMNSRMICEPLRLFDCCQEDDGGCALLLTSPERARDLKQDAVVLRGVTQASFEGQEQMTSFYRDDLAALPEMELAAKRVYEISGLGPDDIDAACLYDAFTPEVLMQLEAFGFCGKGEAKDFVTEDSLTLGGKLPNNTHGGLLSEAYLHGVNNIAEGVRLVRGTSCNQPDGVEHVLVTSGVGVPTGAAILGKG from the coding sequence ATGCCCACCACCCTCCACGACGAAGCCGCCATCGCCGGCATCGGCCAGACGAAGTACTCGAAGAACTCGGGTGTCTCCGAGCTACAGCTCGCCACCGAAGCGGTGCGCAACGCGATCGACGACGCGGGCCTGAAGCCCGACGAAGTGGATGGCCTCGTCACCTACACGATGGACTCGAGCGACGAGGTCGAGGTCGCCCGCACCGTCGGCCTCGGCGACATGACCTTCTGGAGCCAGGTCAACTACGGCGGCGGCGCCGCGATCGGCCTGCTCTCCCACGCGGCGATGGCGATCGCCACGGGCGCGGCGAAGTACGTGGTGGTCTACCGGGCCCTGAACGGACGCTCGGGTCAGCGCATGGGCCAGGGCGTCTCCGGCAACATCATCAGCAGCGACACGATCCACTGGTCCTGGTACATGCCCTTCGGTCTCTTGACCCCGGCGTCGTGGATCGCGCTGCAGGCCCAGCTCTACATGCACAAGTACGGGGCCACCTCGGAACACCTGGCGCACGTCGCGATCACCCAGCGCATGCACGCCCAGAAGAACCCCAACGCGGCCATGCATGGCAAGACCATGACCATGGACGACTACATGAACTCGCGGATGATCTGCGAGCCGCTGCGTCTGTTCGACTGCTGCCAGGAAGACGACGGCGGCTGCGCGCTCCTGCTGACCTCGCCCGAGCGCGCCCGCGACCTGAAACAAGACGCGGTGGTGCTGCGCGGCGTCACCCAGGCTTCCTTCGAGGGTCAGGAGCAGATGACGAGCTTCTACCGCGACGACCTGGCGGCCCTGCCCGAGATGGAACTCGCGGCGAAGCGGGTGTACGAGATCAGCGGCCTCGGGCCCGACGACATCGATGCTGCCTGTCTCTACGACGCGTTCACGCCCGAGGTGCTGATGCAGCTCGAAGCCTTCGGCTTCTGCGGCAAGGGCGAGGCGAAGGACTTCGTGACCGAGGACTCGCTCACCCTGGGTGGGAAGCTCCCCAACAACACCCACGGCGGCCTGCTCTCCGAGGCGTACCTCCACGGCGTGAACAACATCGCCGAAGGCGTACGGCTCGTGCGCGGCACCTCGTGCAACCAGCCCGACGGCGTCGAGCACGTGCTGGTGACGAGTGGCGTGGGCGTCCCGACCGGCGCCGCGATCCTCGGCAAGGGCTAA
- a CDS encoding GMC family oxidoreductase N-terminal domain-containing protein has product MDDTVIVGGGSAGCVLAARLSEDPSHRVRLLEAGPDYPEASLPDGLRTLFRPVDWPHEWRHSVQAGGRARHYKQGRGIGGGSSINGGVALRAEPDDFRDWPAGWGWDGVLPFFRALETDHDFPAADWHGDAGPIPVRRWPQEHWVPVQQRFHAGCRVLGFDDCADHNAPGATGVGAIPMNRVGLERISAARAYLEPARKRPNLSVEGEALVRRVCFEGGQAVGVELHDGRRLPAGRVVVTSGVLQTPTLLWRSGVGPAEALGALGVPVVAAAPVGERLTDHFVVNVRIPMLREHHTKGAPALQTFLRTTAPGSARRNDLNLTPFVEREPGGYALMVSVSLQLPVGAGRVREAGRSAGEGGDVDFPFAEVAENCRRVREGLRLAWQIGKASELARDPAALDRELDRSDADLDAHVREAHGPFFHGVGTCGMGDERAVADPTGAVRGVSGLYVADASVIPKVPRTNTNLVVMAVAEKIAAGLVG; this is encoded by the coding sequence GTGGACGATACCGTGATCGTGGGAGGGGGCTCGGCGGGCTGTGTGCTCGCCGCGCGGCTGTCGGAGGATCCGTCGCACCGCGTTCGGCTCCTCGAAGCTGGCCCGGACTACCCGGAAGCGTCGCTGCCGGACGGCCTGCGCACCTTGTTCCGCCCAGTCGATTGGCCCCACGAGTGGCGTCACTCGGTCCAGGCGGGGGGCCGCGCGCGCCACTACAAGCAGGGGCGCGGCATCGGAGGCGGTTCGAGCATCAACGGGGGCGTGGCGCTGCGCGCCGAGCCCGACGACTTCCGTGACTGGCCGGCCGGCTGGGGCTGGGACGGGGTGCTCCCGTTCTTCCGCGCGCTCGAGACGGATCACGACTTTCCTGCTGCTGACTGGCACGGCGATGCCGGGCCGATTCCGGTGCGGCGTTGGCCGCAGGAGCACTGGGTTCCCGTGCAGCAGCGCTTCCACGCGGGTTGCCGGGTCCTGGGATTCGACGACTGTGCGGACCACAACGCTCCCGGGGCCACGGGCGTCGGCGCGATCCCGATGAACCGCGTCGGGCTCGAACGAATCTCGGCCGCGCGGGCCTACCTGGAGCCCGCGCGCAAGCGTCCGAACCTGAGCGTCGAAGGCGAGGCGCTCGTGCGACGGGTGTGCTTCGAAGGCGGCCAGGCCGTGGGCGTCGAACTCCACGACGGTCGCCGGCTCCCGGCCGGGCGGGTGGTCGTGACGAGCGGGGTGCTGCAGACGCCGACCCTGCTGTGGCGATCGGGAGTGGGTCCGGCCGAGGCGCTCGGGGCCCTCGGCGTCCCCGTCGTCGCAGCGGCGCCGGTCGGCGAGCGGCTCACGGACCACTTCGTGGTGAACGTGCGCATCCCCATGCTCCGCGAGCATCACACCAAGGGCGCCCCGGCCCTGCAGACCTTCCTGCGCACGACCGCGCCGGGCAGTGCGCGCCGCAACGACCTCAACCTGACGCCCTTCGTCGAGCGGGAGCCGGGCGGCTACGCCCTGATGGTCAGCGTGTCGCTCCAGCTGCCGGTGGGCGCCGGTCGGGTGCGCGAGGCGGGCCGATCGGCCGGGGAGGGCGGCGACGTCGACTTCCCCTTCGCCGAGGTCGCCGAGAACTGTCGGCGCGTCCGCGAAGGACTGCGCCTCGCCTGGCAGATCGGCAAGGCGTCCGAGCTCGCACGCGATCCCGCCGCGCTCGACCGGGAGCTCGATCGCTCCGATGCCGATCTCGATGCCCATGTGCGCGAAGCGCATGGGCCGTTCTTTCACGGGGTCGGAACCTGCGGGATGGGTGATGAGCGAGCCGTCGCCGATCCGACGGGCGCCGTGCGCGGCGTGTCGGGCCTCTACGTGGCGGACGCGTCGGTCATCCCCAAGGTGCCGCGCACCAACACGAACCTCGTCGTGATGGCGGTGGCGGAGAAGATCGCGGCGGGGCTGGTCGGCTAG
- a CDS encoding LLM class flavin-dependent oxidoreductase codes for MEFVVSYDMRAPAFGAPAQTLYDATLDQCAWADDLGLDCIGLGEHHASPDGYLPSPIPMAAAIGARTKQVTIRPNVLLAPLYEPVKLAEDLAVLQYLCGGRLEVVVGAGYRPVEFAMFGKRREDRKQLYLETFEVLRAAWSGKPFAYQGREITVTPVPSPPPKLLLGGSHRAVARRAAHIADGYYPPGGENWEVYREECLRLGKPDPGVCKVLGPIYTHVTRDPDADWERIAPHAAHVVASYTEWTVEAYGRAGGPFAKGVDPDDLRKSGAYQVVHPEEAVERIRGLGRDRTFILTPLLGGLDPEFAWEGLRLFEREVWPHVRDLQDTPR; via the coding sequence ATGGAGTTCGTCGTCAGCTACGACATGCGCGCGCCCGCGTTCGGCGCGCCCGCCCAGACCCTCTACGACGCAACGCTCGACCAGTGCGCCTGGGCCGACGACCTCGGTCTCGACTGCATCGGCCTCGGCGAGCACCACGCATCGCCGGATGGCTACCTGCCCTCACCGATCCCCATGGCCGCGGCGATCGGCGCGCGCACGAAGCAGGTGACGATCCGTCCGAACGTGCTGCTGGCCCCGCTCTACGAGCCCGTGAAGCTCGCCGAGGACCTGGCGGTGCTCCAGTACCTCTGCGGCGGACGGCTCGAGGTGGTGGTCGGCGCCGGCTACCGACCCGTCGAGTTCGCCATGTTCGGCAAGCGCCGCGAAGACCGGAAGCAGCTGTACCTCGAGACCTTCGAGGTGTTGCGGGCGGCGTGGTCCGGCAAGCCCTTCGCCTACCAGGGGCGCGAGATCACGGTCACGCCGGTCCCGAGTCCGCCGCCGAAGCTTCTCCTCGGGGGCAGTCACCGCGCCGTCGCGCGGCGCGCCGCCCACATCGCCGACGGCTACTACCCGCCCGGCGGTGAGAACTGGGAGGTCTACCGCGAGGAATGCCTCCGGCTCGGCAAGCCCGACCCGGGCGTCTGCAAGGTGCTCGGGCCGATCTATACGCACGTCACCCGCGATCCGGATGCGGATTGGGAGCGGATCGCGCCCCACGCCGCCCACGTCGTCGCGTCCTACACCGAGTGGACCGTCGAGGCCTACGGCCGCGCCGGCGGACCGTTCGCCAAGGGCGTCGATCCCGACGATCTGCGCAAGAGCGGCGCGTACCAGGTGGTGCACCCCGAAGAAGCCGTCGAGCGGATCCGCGGTCTCGGTCGCGACCGCACCTTCATCCTGACCCCGCTCCTCGGCGGCCTCGATCCGGAGTTTGCCTGGGAGGGACTGCGCCTGTTCGAGCGCGAAGTCTGGCCCCACGTGCGCGACCTCCAGGACACGCCGCGCTAG
- a CDS encoding aromatic ring-hydroxylating dioxygenase subunit alpha, whose product MDVKDAQAAWADRIRAAMQAEHEREAPPPDFPSLPPIPTERYTDPAFFGLEQLGVWKRSWLCVGRDEDFPRPGSFRTFDRAGSPWLLVRGRDGVLRAFFNTCQHRGAPVVREACGEAQRLRCQYHSWTYDLDGRLLQVPDRRDFGALDEEARGLVPLRCESFGGWVFVNEDPEAPPLRAWLGPVADEWSWLEGEALRAVGDREKRVPANWKIVADAFLETYHLRTIHPKSVAKLLDHRGAAMGLFPNGHSRMVTPKWPDAIVRQRESPVPVAEIAPLDPLFAETNPAYSFFPNWIAPLDTIGFPVIQIWPVDVETSDVTWTFYACEPKTEAEEQFWARFIDVFDVVMDEDFRNLAPMQRSVASGALRSIPLSYQERRIYHLHEEIDRLIGVERVPEALRVAPRMGEFVEG is encoded by the coding sequence ATGGACGTGAAGGACGCCCAGGCGGCGTGGGCCGACCGGATCCGTGCGGCGATGCAAGCGGAGCACGAGCGCGAGGCGCCGCCGCCGGACTTCCCGTCGCTGCCCCCGATCCCGACCGAGCGCTACACGGATCCTGCGTTCTTCGGGCTGGAGCAGCTCGGCGTCTGGAAGCGCAGCTGGCTGTGCGTAGGACGCGACGAGGACTTCCCGCGCCCTGGCAGCTTTCGCACCTTCGATCGCGCCGGGTCGCCCTGGTTGCTCGTGCGCGGCCGTGACGGGGTGCTGCGCGCGTTCTTCAACACCTGTCAGCATCGCGGCGCGCCGGTCGTCCGTGAGGCGTGCGGCGAGGCCCAGCGTTTGCGCTGCCAGTACCACAGCTGGACCTACGACCTCGATGGTCGCCTGCTCCAGGTGCCGGACCGTCGCGACTTCGGAGCGCTCGACGAGGAAGCACGCGGGCTCGTGCCGCTGCGCTGCGAGAGCTTCGGCGGTTGGGTGTTCGTGAACGAGGATCCCGAGGCACCGCCCCTGCGCGCATGGCTCGGCCCGGTCGCCGACGAGTGGAGCTGGCTCGAGGGCGAGGCGTTGCGCGCCGTCGGCGATCGCGAGAAGCGCGTGCCCGCGAACTGGAAGATCGTCGCTGACGCCTTCCTCGAGACGTACCACCTGCGCACGATCCATCCGAAGAGCGTCGCAAAGCTCCTCGACCACCGCGGCGCCGCGATGGGGCTCTTTCCGAACGGCCACTCGCGGATGGTCACGCCGAAGTGGCCCGACGCCATCGTGCGCCAGCGCGAGAGCCCGGTTCCGGTCGCCGAGATCGCTCCTCTGGACCCCCTCTTCGCCGAGACCAATCCCGCGTACAGCTTCTTTCCGAACTGGATCGCGCCCCTCGACACGATCGGGTTTCCCGTGATCCAGATCTGGCCGGTCGACGTCGAGACCAGCGACGTCACCTGGACCTTCTATGCGTGCGAGCCGAAGACCGAGGCGGAAGAGCAGTTCTGGGCCCGCTTCATCGACGTCTTCGACGTCGTGATGGACGAGGACTTCCGCAACCTCGCACCCATGCAGCGTTCGGTGGCTTCGGGGGCGCTGCGCTCGATCCCGCTCTCGTATCAGGAGCGGCGCATCTACCACCTGCACGAGGAGATCGACCGCCTGATCGGCGTCGAGCGCGTGCCGGAGGCGCTGCGCGTGGCGCCGCGGATGGGCGAGTTCGTCGAGGGCTAG
- a CDS encoding limonene-1,2-epoxide hydrolase family protein gives MSQNTELIDRFVAAWGRRDIDDILSFFAADAVYTNIPIDPPNEGLEAIRKTIEGFLGMSEEIEFVVSHTAEAPGIVMNERVDRFLIGGRWVEASVMGVFEIADGKIQHWRDYFDLAGFQSQMAGG, from the coding sequence ATGAGCCAGAACACCGAGCTGATCGACCGCTTCGTCGCCGCCTGGGGGCGGCGCGACATCGACGACATCCTGAGCTTCTTCGCAGCCGACGCCGTCTACACCAACATCCCGATCGACCCCCCGAACGAGGGCCTCGAAGCGATTCGCAAGACGATCGAGGGATTCCTCGGAATGTCGGAGGAGATCGAATTCGTGGTGTCCCATACCGCCGAAGCGCCCGGCATCGTGATGAACGAGCGCGTGGACCGCTTCCTGATCGGCGGGCGCTGGGTCGAAGCCAGCGTGATGGGCGTCTTCGAGATCGCCGACGGCAAGATCCAGCACTGGCGCGACTACTTCGACCTGGCCGGCTTCCAGAGCCAGATGGCCGGGGGCTGA